In the Festucalex cinctus isolate MCC-2025b chromosome 10, RoL_Fcin_1.0, whole genome shotgun sequence genome, one interval contains:
- the frem1b gene encoding FRAS1-related extracellular matrix protein 1b isoform X4, translated as MSQAFQLVKALHWLSFFYDARKSCEAPVFLFLLHLMVTSRPRRTKWKSTTFPLLGPPCGRRTSGSLWNLFVREDVDVRHIGSLHSRGSLSSTQLPARLPKMAAAGMLLPLLLLARAVAGGVVEVNAGMEVARGRSAFLSKEQLRIGTEADALCKVEVVLNQPITQRVGRLTPQVFDCDFLPEEVMYQHNGSPLLDSDQVLLRVYRLGSWETRVESVVMQVRVVERSPGLVDLGPTPLVVPDFYGLSNAIDRSVVNIPGRDGAACTVRLVAAAGVLTAGQLVREDDALQRKGGDAAAPPCPGKRACASGTKEVSFLKTSCQDFLSSGLKYRHLSPPSPDLDYVAISVELRELETRALLEAESVWLPVQIVGATPNQPPRAAFMASLILEVDQFVLTPITTATLDAEDPEGPKDGLVFNVTVPPPRGYVTHLDQHNKPVGSFTWSDLHHLKVAYQPPNSSRPARDNFQMEFQSFDPSFASSPPIVVHVSIRAAETDAPRVSWNTGLDLLEGQSRAITWAELQIVDRDNIDDVFLVAVDGPEHGRLLVGGAKAFAFGVRDLREGRVAYEHAGGESARDRVLFRISDGRHSLRHKFPINVLPLDDTPPFLVNNVALEVPEGAALRLRPDHLLASDLDSADDRILFSVVLPPRAGRLFARDRPRDPGLPITSFLQRDLTRGLIFYQHSGDEIFHDSFHVTLADAHVPPNLSHAYTVSVVVFPVEDELPVESAASVRHLTVEETQVAFITRAHLRFTHVEHPDADLSYTVTRPCYSPQQPGLMDAGRLFFVDSGAALRRDPTAPALKSFTQVGRRAHDATTGGADPPLRLLARQHAVDHLKVAYMPPLEDIGPEPLQVRFVFSVGDRGGGAVNDLDFNITVTPVDDQSPEAFSNLLRVEEGGTAFVTDEHVLVRDRDTREPDLKVALERPARRGRLELRGRTLRPGDAFVLADLRGLAVRYVHDDSESTEDDVGLRVTDGVNAVLLDLLVHVVPVNDEPPQLGAGLRGELRCPEGGRVQVTADYLAATDRDSEDAKLSYMLARRPARGELRKAGLPVDKFSQEDLLQGHVFYVHTGGEIGPAPASDTVTLIISDGDAGGMDGCCHGDAPPVPLHGTLPVYDLNVTLLPVNNKVPSVILGASMLAVDEGSRACLCGGVLGASDPDSTPEQLTFHLDAKPLHGFLENVQPTPGYEKSNAGIPIESFKLDELTSGFINYVQSEHKGAEPTVDQLLISVSDGLHHSASVPVYIVINPTNDEKPSLHLANFTVKEGGMRELTPSLLDAFDLDAPPDELTFSLTGAPAHGSLKASASSRPEEESGASLVAVTSFTLRELRQGMRLWYAHDDSESPHDRLTLRLTDGVHSLSATAAVAVLPVDDHPPRLLKNAGAEAEPGERRLLSAVVLQAEDVDTPPQGIFYLLHAAPRFGKLQLKSETGQKELAAGQNFTQDDVDANRLSYTPRLHADDDGFKGHDSFRFSLSDLEHQSSAHTFDITISTTHKGEVRVWTGDVRVSSGERAVLNTDVLRAQDGGGRPERLVYTVTAAPRHGLLHAAARPGVPLRNFTQMDVAAQRVCYTHDNDRRHRGDTFSFVVSNGERSQAASVHVSVQASDRVPPTLEANAGVRVRDGGEAVIGAERLRLADARAPAGELAFALIRPPRRGRLLLRGVPLGPPPAGFTQADVDGRHLAYRHEVAAAGRPLNDSFLFLPGDGRNRGYLRFGRLRTEPDVFHVHVEQVDRSPPFVTTLSRPSDVIVLRDGRRALSITSKHLRAADDHSLPDQIQFAVVTPPRFGHLENIHTGAYVRGRFTQRDVERRSLVLVVPADVDVTGDSFLFRLSDPAGNVGAPQTLDLSWSRIELSASCFRTCETAGRLQVLIQRRGKSADPAYVAIQVQDGTAKVGQDFTHSTAGLIQFDPGVNRKTWSIYLHADGLEENDEDFTVTLKNPKNAILGQTTSAKVEIIDPRGGRCDLSVEKAAEAPPPTPPLATPTPEVATPTPAGEDHTVLDVEAELVWESTHPPRGDVPNRRPFADHDDQGEEPQDQPHPGLAQQEGARSSGLKVTSVAEKMDQKVWTTGRSLSGHCEEGWTHHRGRCYLASSSVSSWASAERACSFLSDGGLPSVRSRRELAWLWRFAGKKPFWMAPAHVLPTAQQGRPGAWPSSPSSSSWWAPACLLAESASRWTSGSCDAHTQHAFICQASPRAR; from the exons GAAGTCTTTCAAGCACGCAACTTCCTGCCCGTCtgcccaagatggccgccgcgggCATGCTCCTCCCACTGCTGCTGCTCGCCCGGGCGGTCGCCGGCGGCGTCGTGGAGGTGAACGCGGGCATGGAGGTGGCCAGGGGCCGTTCGGCCTTCCTGTCCAAGGAGCAGCTGCGGATTGGGACGGAGGCCGACGCCCTCTGCAAGGTGGAGGTGGTCCTCAACCAGCCAATCACGCAGCGGGTGGGCCGGCTCACGCCGCAG gtgTTTGACTGCGACTTCCTGCCAGAGGAAGTCATGTACCAGCACAACGGAAGTCCTCTGCTGGACAGCGACCAAGTCCTCCTGCGGGTCTACAG GTTGGGCTCTTGGGAGACCCGAGTGGAGTCGGTGGTGATGCAGGTTCGCGTGGTGGAGCGCTCGCCCGGCCTGGTGGACTTGGGGCCGACCCCGCTGGTGGTTCCGGACTTCTACGGGCTGTCCAACGCCATCGACCGCTCGGTCGTCAACATCCCAGGCCGGGACGGCGCGGCGTGCACCGTGCGACTGGTCGCCGCCGCCGGAGTCCTGACCGCGGGTCAGCTGGTGCGGGAGGACGATGCCCTCCAGAGGAAAG GTGGCGATGCGGCGGCGCCGCCCTGCCCGGGCAAGCGAGCCTGCGCGTCGGGCACCAAGGAAGTGTCTTTCCTGAAGACCAGCTGCCAGGACTTCCTGAGTTCCGGCCTCAAGTACCGACACCTCAGCCCCCCCTCGCCCGACCTCGACTACGTCGCCATCAGCGTGGAGCTCAGGGAACTGGAGACCAGGGCTCTGCTGGAg GCGGAGTCTGTGTGGCTGCCGGTGCAGATCGTCGGGGCCACGCCCAACCAGCCGCCGCGGGCCGCCTTCATGGCGTCCCTCATCCTGGAAGTGGACCAGTTCGTCCTGACCCCCATCACCACCGCCACGCTGGACGCCGAAGACCCCGAGGGCCCCAAGGACGGGCTGGTGTTCAACGTGACAGTCCCGCCCCCGCGGGGCTACGTCACCCACCTGGACCAGCACAACAAACCCGTGGGCTCCTTCACCTGGTCCGACCTGCACCACCTGAAGGTGGCGTACCAGCCGCCCAACAGCAGCCGCCCCGCCCGCGACAACTTTCAG ATGGAGTTCCAGTCCTTTGACCCTTCCTTTGCGAGCAGTCCGCCCATCGTGGTCCACGTGTCCATCAGGGCGGCGGAGACGGACGCGCCTCGGGTGTCCTGGAACACGG GTCTGGACCTGCTAGAAGGTCAGTCGCGAGCCATCACGTGGGCGGAGCTGCAGATCGTGGACCGCGACAACATCGACGACGTCTTCCTGGTGGCCGTGGATGGTCCCGAGCACGGACGCCTCCTCGTCGGAG GTGCGAAGGCGTTTGCGTTCGGCGTGCGCGATCTACGCGAGGGCCGCGTGGCGTACGAGCACGCGGGCGGCGAGAGCGCGCGCGACCGCGTGCTCTTCCGCATCAGCGACGGGCGCCACAGCCTGCGTCACAAGTTCCCCATCAACGTCCTGCCCCTCGACGACACGCCGCCCTTCCTGGTCAACAACGTGGCGCTGGAGGTGCCCGAGGGCGCCGCCCTCAGGCTCCGCCCCGACCACCTCCTGGCCTCCGACCTGGACTCGGCCGACGACCGCATCCTCTTCAGCGTGGTGCTGCCCCCGAGGGCCGGACGCCTCTTCGCCAGGGACCGTCCCCGTGACCCCG GCCTTCCCATCACGTCCTTCCTCCAACGCGACTTGACTCGGGGTCTCATCTTTTACCAACACTCCGGAGACGAAATCTTCCACGACTCCTTCCACGTCACACTGGCCGACGCCCACGTGCCGCCCAACCTATCGCACGCTTAC ACGGTGTCGGTGGTGGTGTTCCCGGTGGAGGACGAGCTCCCGGTGGAATCGGCCGCAAGCGTGCGCCACCTGACGGTGGAGGAGACCCAAGTGGCGTTCATCACACGCGCGCACCTGCGCTTCACCCACGTGGAACACCCGGACGCAGACCTCAGCTACACCGTCACCCGGCCCTGCTACAGCCCCCAACAACCCGG TTTGATGGACGCCGGTCGCCTCTTCTTCGTGGACAGCGGCGCCGCCCTGAGGCGGGACCCGACGGCGCCGGCGCTCAAGTCTTTCACGCAGGTGGGTCGCCGAGCACACGATGCAACGACAGGTGGCGCTGACCCTCCGTTGCGGTTGTTGGCGCGGCAGCACGCGGTGGACCACCTGAAGGTGGCGTACATGCCGCCCCTGGAGGACATCGGACCCGAGCCGCTCCAAGTCCGCTTCGTCTTCTCCGTCGGCGACCGCGGAGGCGGCGCCGTCAACGACCTCGATTTCAACATCACCGTCACGCCCGTCGACGACCAGTCGCCCGAG gCTTTCAGCAATTTGCTGCGCGTGGAGGAAGGCGGCACGGCGTTCGTGACGGACGAGCACGTGCTGGTGCGTGACCGCGACACCCGCGAACCGGACCTGAAGGTGGCGCTGGAGCGCCCGGCTCGCCGCGGACGACTAGAACTGCGAGGGCGAACCCTGCGACCCGGAGACGCGTTCGTGCTCGCCGACCTCCGAGGACTTGCCGTCAG GTACGTCCACGACGACTCGGAAAGCACCGAGGATGACGTGGGTTTGCGTGTGACGGACGGCGTCAACGCCGTCCTGCTGGATCTGCTCGTCCAC GTGGTGCCCGTGAACGACGAGCCCCCGCAGCTGGGCGCGGGCCTGCGCGGCGAACTGCGCTGCCCGGAGGGGGGCCGCGTCCAGGTGACGGCCGACTACCTGGCGGCCACCGACCGCGACAGCGAAGATGCCAAGCTGAGCTACATGCTAGCGCGCCGGCCCGCCAGAGGCGAGCTGCGCAAGGCGGGGCTTCCCGTCGACAAGTTCTCGCAAGAGGACCTCCTGCAGGGTCACGTGTTCTATGTGCACACGG GCGGCGAGATCGGTCCCGCTCCCGCCTCCGACACCGTCACGCTCATCATCTCCGACGGCGACGCGGGCGGGATGGACGGCTGTTGCCACGGCGACGCCCCGCCCGTCCCGCTGCACGGCACACTTCCCGTGTACGACCTCAATGTCACTCTACTTCCTGTCAACAACAAAGTTCCCAGCGTCATCCTGG GAGCATCCATGTTGGCGGTGGACGAGGGTTCGCGGGCGTGTCTGTGCGGGGGGGTCCTGGGGGCCTCGGACCCCGACAGCACCCCAGAGCAGCTGACCTTTCACCTGGACGCCAAACCCCTGCACGGCTTCCTGGAAAACGTTCAGCCCACGCCGGGATACGAGAAGAGCAACGCCGGAATTCCCATAG AGTCGTTCAAGTTGGACGAGTTGACGTCCGGCTTCATCAACTACGTCCAATCGGAGCACAAAGGGGCGGAGCCGACGGTGGACCAATTGCTGATCAGCGTGAGCGACGGCCTGCATCACTCCGCCTCCGTCCCCGTCTACATCGTCATCAATCCCACCAATGACGAGAAGCCGTCACTGCACCTGGCCAACTTTACC GTGAAGGAGGGGGGCATGCGGGAATTGACCCCGTCCCTCCTGGACGCCTTTGACCTGGACGCCCCGCCGGACGAGCTGACCTTCAGCCTGACGGGGGCGCCGGCGCACGGCAGCCTGAAGGCGAGCGCGTCGTCCCGCCCCGAAGAAGAATCCGGCGCTTCCCTCGTGGCCGTCACCTCCTTCACCCTGCGAGAGCTGCGGCAGG GCATGCGCTTGTGGTACGCGCACGACGACTCTGAGAGCCCGCACGACCGTCTGACACTGCGACTGACGGACGGTGTCCACTCGCtcagcgccaccgccgccgtcgCCGTGCTGCCCGTCGACGACCACCCGCCACGCCTCCTCAA GAACGCCGGCGCGGAGGCGGAGCCTGGCGAGCGCCGGCTGCTCTCCGCCGTGGTCCTCCAGGCCGAGGACGTGGACACGCCCCCCCAGGGAATCTTCTACCTGCTGCACGCCGCGCCTCGCTTCGGGAAACTGCAGCTGAAG agcGAGACGGGCCAGAAGGAGCTGGCGGCGGGTCAGAACTTCACTCAGGACGACGTGGACGCCAACCGGCTAAGCTACACGCCCCGCCTGCACGCTGACGACGATGGGTTCAAAGGTCACGACAGCTTCCGCTTCAGCCTGAGTGATCTGGAACACCAAAGCTCCGCCCACACCTTTGACATCACCATCAGCACCACCCACAAAG GCGAGGTGCGGGTGTGGACGGGCGATGTGCGCGTGTCGTCGGGCGAGCGCGCCGTCCTCAACACGGACGTGCTGCGGGCGCAGGACGGCGGCGGGCGTCCCGAGCGGCTGGTGTACACGGTGACGGCGGCGCCGCGTCACGGCCTGCTGcacgccgccgcgcgacccggcGTGCCGCTCCGCAACTTCACGCAGATGGACGTGGCCGCGCAGCGCGTCTGCTACACGCACGACAACGACCGACGACACCGCGGCGACACCTTCAG TTTTGTGGTGAGCAACGGCGAGCGCTCGCAGGCGGCCAGCGTGCACGTGTCCGTCCAGGCGTCGGACCGCGTCCCGCCCACCCTGGAGGCGAACGccggcgtgcgcgtgcgcgacgGCGGCGAGGCCGTCATCGGCGCCGAGCGCCTGCGGCTCGCCGACGCCCGCGCGCCCGCCGGCGAGCTGGCCTTCGCGCTGATCCGCCCGCCGCGACGCGGACGCCTGCTGCTGCGCGGCGTCCCGCTGGGCCCGCCCCCGGCCGGCTTCACCCAGGCCGACGTGGACGGGCGCCACCTGGCGTACCGGCACGAGGTCGCCGCCGCCGGCCGGCCGCTCAACGACAGCTTCCTCTTCCTGCCCGGCGACGGACGCAACCGCGGATACTTGAGATTCGGGCGGCTCAGGACCGAGCCGGACGTCTTTCACGTGCAC GTGGAGCAGGTGGACCGCTCGCCTCCGTTCGTGACGACGTTGTCGCGGCCCAGCGATGTGATCGTCCTGCGCGACGGTCGCCGGGCGCTCTCCATCACGTCCAAGCATCTGCGGGCCGCCGACGATCACAGTCTGCCCGATCAGATCCAGTTCGCCGTCGTCACGCCGCCGCGCTTCGGACACCTGGAGAACATCCATACCG GAGCGTACGTCCGAGGGCGTTTCACGCAGCGAGACGTGGAGCGCCGCTCGCTGGTGTTGGTGGTGCCCGCCGACGTGGACGTGACCGGGGACAGCTTCCTGTTCCGGCTCAGCGACCCGGCGGGGAACGTCGGCGCGCCGCAAAC TCTGGATCTGTCCTGGTCCCGAATCGAATTGTCGGCCAGCTGCTTCCGGACCTGCGAGACGGCGGGAAGGCTTCAGGTCCTGATCCAGCGACGCGGGAAGAGCGCCGACCCGGCGTACGTCGCCATCCAG GTCCAGGATGGGACTGCCAAAGTGGGTCAGGACTTCACACACAGCACAGCCGGACTGATCCAGTTTGATCCAG GAGTCAACAGGAAGACGTGGAGCATCTACCTGCACGCCGACGGCCTGGAGGAGAACGACGAGGACTTCACGGTGACTCTGAAGAACCCCAAGAACGCCATCTTGGGACAGACCACCTCCGCCAAGGTGGAGATCATCGACCCCAGAGGAG GACGTTGCGATTTGAGCGTGGAGAAAGCCGCCGAGGCCCCTCCTCCTACTCCTCCCCTCGCCACGCCCACCCCAGAAGTTGCCACGCCCACTCCGGCAGGAGAAGACCACACCGTCCTGGATGTAGAGGCGGAGCTTGTATGGGAGAGCACCCACCCTCCCCGAGGCGACGTTCCGAACCGCCGCCCCTTCGCCGACCACGACGACCAGGGAGAAGAACCGCAAGACCAACCGCATCCCGGACTCGCGCAGCAGGAAGGCGCCCGCAGTTCTGGACTCAAG GTGACGTCAGTGGCAGAAAAGATGGACCAGAAAGTCTGGACG ACGGGGCGGTCGCTGAGCGGCCACTGCGAAGAGGGCTGGACTCACCACAGGGGGCGCTGTTACCTGGCCAGCTCCTCCGTCAGCAGCTGGGCGAGCGCCGAGCGCGCCTGCTCCTTCCT gtcCGACGGCGGCCTGCCGAGCGTCCGGTCCAGACGAGAGCTGGCCTGGCTCTGGAGATTCGCCGGCAAGAAACCCTTTTGGATGGCGCCGGCCCACGTGCTGCCAACGGCGCAACAAG GCCGTCCAGGGGCGTGGCCGTCTTCACCGTCTTCGTCGTCCTGGTGGGCGCCGGCGTGTTTGCTGGCGGAGAGCGCCTCCCGCTGGACGAGCGGCAGCTGCGACGCGCACACGCAGCACGCCTTCATCTGCCAGGCGTCGCCTCGCGCTCGCTAG